In Mustela lutreola isolate mMusLut2 chromosome 1, mMusLut2.pri, whole genome shotgun sequence, one genomic interval encodes:
- the DRAP1 gene encoding dr1-associated corepressor isoform X1 produces MPSKKKKYNARFPPARIKKIMQTDEEIGKVAAAVPVIISRALELFLESLLKKACQVTQSRNAKTMTTSHLKQCIELEQQFDFLKDLVASVPDMQGDGEDNHMDGDKGTRRWTVPSRRGRKPGSGGRKNGGMGSKSKDKKLSGTDSEQEDDSDDTDTDGEEETSQAPAQASHPPAHFQSPPTPFMPFTSTLPLPPAPPGPSAPDAEDEEDYDS; encoded by the exons ATGCCGAGCAAGAAGAAAAAGTATAACGCGCGGTTCCCGCCG GCGCGGATCAAGAAGATCATGCAAACTGACGAAGAGATCGGGAAGGTGGCAGCGGCGGTGCCTGTCATCATCT CGCGGGCGCTTGAGCTGTTCCTGGAGTCCCTGTTGAAGAAGGCTTGCCAGGTGACCCAGTCCCGAAATGCCAAGACCATGACCACATCCCACCT GAAGCAGTGCATTGAGCTGGAGCAGCAGTTTGACTTCTTGAAGGACCTGGTGGCCTCTGTGCCTGACATGCAGGGAGATGGGGAAGACAACCACATGGACGGGGACAAGGGTACCCGCAG ATGGACTGTCCCTTCCCGAAGGGGCCGGAAGCCTGGCAGCGGTGGCCGGAAGAATGGTGGGATGGGGAGCAAAAGCAAGGACAAGAAGCTGTCAGGGACGGACTCGGAGCAGGAG GATGACTCTGACGACACAGACACGGATGGGGAAGAGGAGACATCACAGGCTCCAGCCCAGGCCAGCCATCCCCCTGCCCACTTTCAGAG CCCCCCAACACCCTTCATGCCTTTCACCTcgactctgcctctgcccccagcccccccgGGCCCCTCGGCGCCTGACGCAGAGGACGAAGAGGACTATGACTCCTAG
- the C1H11orf68 gene encoding UPF0696 protein C11orf68 homolog isoform X2, whose amino-acid sequence MAAAAAVAGAGRGGGGGGGSGSGSGGGAEPRQERNRARGWAGAERGEGRRMEPGEEMEEEDSPGGREDGFTAEHLAAEAMAADMDPWLVFDARTTPAAELDAWLAKYPPSQVTRYGDPGSPNSEPVGWIAAYGQGYVPNSGDVQGLQAAWEALQTSGRPITPSTLRQLAITHHVLSGKWLIHLAPGFKLDHAWAGIARAVVEGRLQVAKVSPRAREGGRQVICVYTDDFTDRLGVLEADAAIRAAGIKCLLTYKPDVYTYLGIYRANRWHLCPTLYESRFQLGGSTRGSRVLDRANNVELT is encoded by the exons atggcggcggcggcggccgtggcgggggcggggcgcggcgggggcggcggcggcggcagcggcagcggcagcggcggcggcgcagAGCCCCGGCAGGAGCGGAACAGGGCGCGGGGCTGGGCCGGCGCCGAGCGCGGCGAAGGCCGAAG GATGGAGCCTGGTGAAGAGATGGAGGAGGAAGACTCTCCAGGCGGCCGTGAGGATGGCTTCACTGCTGAGCACCTGGCCGCGGAGGCCATGGCAGCGGACATGGACCCCTGGCTGGTGTTTGATGCCCGCACCACACCTGCCGCCGAGCTGGATGCGTGGTTGGCCAAGTACCCACCCTCCCAAGTTACTCGCTATGGAGACCCTGGCTCGCCCAACTCTGAGCCCGTGGGCTGGATTGCGGCATATGGGCAGGGCTACGTCCCCAACTCTGGTGATGTGCAGGGCCTGCAGGCAGCCTGGGAAGCTCTGCAGACCAGTGGGCGGCCCATCACACCGAGCACCCTACGCCAGCTGGCCATCACCCATCACGTGCTCTCTGGCAAGTGGCTGATACACCTGGCACCTGGCTTCAAGCTGGACCATGCCTGGGCCGGCATTGCTCGGGCTGTGGTGGAGGGCCGGCTTCAGGTGGCCAAGGTGAGCCCACGGGCCAGGGAGGGGGGGCGCCAAGTCATCTGTGTTTACACAGATGACTTCACGGACCGCTTGGGTGTGCTAGAGGCAGATGCGGCCATCCGTGCGGCAGGCATCAAGTGTCTGCTCACCTACAAGCCTGACGTCTACACCTACCTGGGCATCTACCGAGCCAACCGCTGGCACCTCTGCCCCACACTCTACGAGAGTCGTTTTCAGTTGGGGGGCAGTACCCGTGGCTCCCGTGTGCTGGACCGCGCCAACAATGTGGAACTGACCTAA
- the C1H11orf68 gene encoding UPF0696 protein C11orf68 homolog isoform X3, with protein MEPGEEMEEEDSPGGREDGFTAEHLAAEAMAADMDPWLVFDARTTPAAELDAWLAKYPPSQVTRYGDPGSPNSEPVGWIAAYGQGYVPNSGDVQGLQAAWEALQTSGRPITPSTLRQLAITHHVLSGKWLIHLAPGFKLDHAWAGIARAVVEGRLQVAKVSPRAREGGRQVICVYTDDFTDRLGVLEADAAIRAAGIKCLLTYKPDVYTYLGIYRANRWHLCPTLYESRFQLGGSTRGSRVLDRANNVELT; from the coding sequence ATGGAGCCTGGTGAAGAGATGGAGGAGGAAGACTCTCCAGGCGGCCGTGAGGATGGCTTCACTGCTGAGCACCTGGCCGCGGAGGCCATGGCAGCGGACATGGACCCCTGGCTGGTGTTTGATGCCCGCACCACACCTGCCGCCGAGCTGGATGCGTGGTTGGCCAAGTACCCACCCTCCCAAGTTACTCGCTATGGAGACCCTGGCTCGCCCAACTCTGAGCCCGTGGGCTGGATTGCGGCATATGGGCAGGGCTACGTCCCCAACTCTGGTGATGTGCAGGGCCTGCAGGCAGCCTGGGAAGCTCTGCAGACCAGTGGGCGGCCCATCACACCGAGCACCCTACGCCAGCTGGCCATCACCCATCACGTGCTCTCTGGCAAGTGGCTGATACACCTGGCACCTGGCTTCAAGCTGGACCATGCCTGGGCCGGCATTGCTCGGGCTGTGGTGGAGGGCCGGCTTCAGGTGGCCAAGGTGAGCCCACGGGCCAGGGAGGGGGGGCGCCAAGTCATCTGTGTTTACACAGATGACTTCACGGACCGCTTGGGTGTGCTAGAGGCAGATGCGGCCATCCGTGCGGCAGGCATCAAGTGTCTGCTCACCTACAAGCCTGACGTCTACACCTACCTGGGCATCTACCGAGCCAACCGCTGGCACCTCTGCCCCACACTCTACGAGAGTCGTTTTCAGTTGGGGGGCAGTACCCGTGGCTCCCGTGTGCTGGACCGCGCCAACAATGTGGAACTGACCTAA
- the C1H11orf68 gene encoding UPF0696 protein C11orf68 homolog isoform X1: MAAAAAVAGAGRGGGGGGGSGSGSGGGAEPRQERNRARGWAGAERGEGRSRMEPGEEMEEEDSPGGREDGFTAEHLAAEAMAADMDPWLVFDARTTPAAELDAWLAKYPPSQVTRYGDPGSPNSEPVGWIAAYGQGYVPNSGDVQGLQAAWEALQTSGRPITPSTLRQLAITHHVLSGKWLIHLAPGFKLDHAWAGIARAVVEGRLQVAKVSPRAREGGRQVICVYTDDFTDRLGVLEADAAIRAAGIKCLLTYKPDVYTYLGIYRANRWHLCPTLYESRFQLGGSTRGSRVLDRANNVELT; the protein is encoded by the exons atggcggcggcggcggccgtggcgggggcggggcgcggcgggggcggcggcggcggcagcggcagcggcagcggcggcggcgcagAGCCCCGGCAGGAGCGGAACAGGGCGCGGGGCTGGGCCGGCGCCGAGCGCGGCGAAGGCCGAAG CAGGATGGAGCCTGGTGAAGAGATGGAGGAGGAAGACTCTCCAGGCGGCCGTGAGGATGGCTTCACTGCTGAGCACCTGGCCGCGGAGGCCATGGCAGCGGACATGGACCCCTGGCTGGTGTTTGATGCCCGCACCACACCTGCCGCCGAGCTGGATGCGTGGTTGGCCAAGTACCCACCCTCCCAAGTTACTCGCTATGGAGACCCTGGCTCGCCCAACTCTGAGCCCGTGGGCTGGATTGCGGCATATGGGCAGGGCTACGTCCCCAACTCTGGTGATGTGCAGGGCCTGCAGGCAGCCTGGGAAGCTCTGCAGACCAGTGGGCGGCCCATCACACCGAGCACCCTACGCCAGCTGGCCATCACCCATCACGTGCTCTCTGGCAAGTGGCTGATACACCTGGCACCTGGCTTCAAGCTGGACCATGCCTGGGCCGGCATTGCTCGGGCTGTGGTGGAGGGCCGGCTTCAGGTGGCCAAGGTGAGCCCACGGGCCAGGGAGGGGGGGCGCCAAGTCATCTGTGTTTACACAGATGACTTCACGGACCGCTTGGGTGTGCTAGAGGCAGATGCGGCCATCCGTGCGGCAGGCATCAAGTGTCTGCTCACCTACAAGCCTGACGTCTACACCTACCTGGGCATCTACCGAGCCAACCGCTGGCACCTCTGCCCCACACTCTACGAGAGTCGTTTTCAGTTGGGGGGCAGTACCCGTGGCTCCCGTGTGCTGGACCGCGCCAACAATGTGGAACTGACCTAA
- the DRAP1 gene encoding dr1-associated corepressor isoform X2: MPSKKKKYNARFPPARIKKIMQTDEEIGKVAAAVPVIISRALELFLESLLKKACQVTQSRNAKTMTTSHLKQCIELEQQFDFLKDLVASVPDMQGDGEDNHMDGDKGTRRGRKPGSGGRKNGGMGSKSKDKKLSGTDSEQEDDSDDTDTDGEEETSQAPAQASHPPAHFQSPPTPFMPFTSTLPLPPAPPGPSAPDAEDEEDYDS; this comes from the exons ATGCCGAGCAAGAAGAAAAAGTATAACGCGCGGTTCCCGCCG GCGCGGATCAAGAAGATCATGCAAACTGACGAAGAGATCGGGAAGGTGGCAGCGGCGGTGCCTGTCATCATCT CGCGGGCGCTTGAGCTGTTCCTGGAGTCCCTGTTGAAGAAGGCTTGCCAGGTGACCCAGTCCCGAAATGCCAAGACCATGACCACATCCCACCT GAAGCAGTGCATTGAGCTGGAGCAGCAGTTTGACTTCTTGAAGGACCTGGTGGCCTCTGTGCCTGACATGCAGGGAGATGGGGAAGACAACCACATGGACGGGGACAAGGGTACCCGCAG GGGCCGGAAGCCTGGCAGCGGTGGCCGGAAGAATGGTGGGATGGGGAGCAAAAGCAAGGACAAGAAGCTGTCAGGGACGGACTCGGAGCAGGAG GATGACTCTGACGACACAGACACGGATGGGGAAGAGGAGACATCACAGGCTCCAGCCCAGGCCAGCCATCCCCCTGCCCACTTTCAGAG CCCCCCAACACCCTTCATGCCTTTCACCTcgactctgcctctgcccccagcccccccgGGCCCCTCGGCGCCTGACGCAGAGGACGAAGAGGACTATGACTCCTAG